Proteins from a single region of Sporosarcina sp. P33:
- a CDS encoding S-layer homology domain-containing protein encodes MKFFMKLRNWILFSIFLTAFSLQAAPAAASPIDVHGGVMNEYEYTEVFFLTGHPVTFSGKAVVTEKENKNTLTRTYRFTLTSNQGDRLTRSVNYAATVNEHEGKSQTTSQFEVKSYSEKVTFGKDTYTLVDYQYSEGIVSDNLPASSFYSGNMVGRKTYKYEYDTPKKQDIITVHLNGRNMGYKNFWGATETQLIDSEIVTPKGSAFITSKASDSKSRVMMYEPFDPSLSSFTGGHSVISSSDMVSEYTYNIPYGAGKGKAELQKKNLPKVERLIVPKFRDLDRHQAKDSIEKLYSLGIFDENSQFFSPNTPMNRYQYTVGILKAVDLRVLEQPKKSKVPRVPVFTDLSTKDSNYMYLESAVEKGIITGVTPDLFKPDNPVTRVQAVAILVRALGMEGRAPSPGYKTQYADDRKISAWAKDSVYVATEIGLVKGNEHNQFNPQQQLTRAQAALLTSRFLDFLENDLKQNYRDDIFFQ; translated from the coding sequence TTGAAATTTTTCATGAAACTGCGTAATTGGATCTTATTCTCTATTTTTCTAACCGCTTTTTCTTTACAAGCTGCACCTGCTGCGGCAAGTCCGATTGATGTGCACGGCGGTGTGATGAATGAGTATGAATACACTGAAGTATTTTTCCTGACAGGCCATCCTGTCACCTTTTCAGGAAAAGCCGTTGTGACGGAAAAAGAGAATAAAAACACACTAACTCGCACGTATCGTTTCACGCTGACCAGCAATCAGGGAGACCGCCTGACAAGAAGCGTGAACTATGCGGCAACTGTCAATGAACACGAAGGGAAAAGTCAAACTACTTCCCAATTTGAGGTGAAGAGCTATTCCGAGAAAGTAACTTTCGGCAAAGATACTTATACACTTGTCGATTACCAATATTCTGAAGGAATCGTTTCTGATAATCTGCCCGCTTCCAGTTTTTATTCAGGCAATATGGTTGGGCGTAAAACGTATAAATACGAATATGATACTCCAAAAAAACAAGACATCATTACTGTGCATCTGAACGGGCGCAATATGGGCTATAAAAATTTCTGGGGCGCTACTGAGACACAGTTGATAGATTCTGAAATCGTTACACCTAAAGGGTCTGCTTTCATTACAAGCAAAGCATCCGACAGTAAATCACGTGTCATGATGTATGAACCATTTGATCCTTCCCTATCCAGCTTCACAGGCGGACATTCCGTTATCAGTTCGTCAGATATGGTTAGTGAATATACGTACAACATTCCATATGGCGCCGGTAAAGGGAAAGCGGAGCTGCAGAAGAAAAATCTGCCGAAAGTTGAGCGGCTCATCGTTCCGAAGTTCCGTGACCTGGACCGCCATCAGGCGAAAGATTCGATTGAAAAACTCTATTCACTAGGAATTTTCGATGAGAACTCCCAGTTCTTCTCACCTAATACTCCGATGAATCGCTATCAATATACAGTCGGTATTTTAAAAGCCGTAGATCTTCGGGTTCTGGAGCAGCCAAAGAAGAGCAAAGTCCCGAGAGTGCCGGTGTTTACGGATTTATCGACGAAGGATTCAAACTATATGTATCTTGAAAGCGCGGTAGAAAAAGGGATTATTACGGGAGTGACTCCTGATTTATTTAAACCGGATAATCCGGTTACACGTGTACAGGCAGTCGCAATACTCGTTCGCGCCCTTGGCATGGAAGGCCGCGCACCAAGCCCTGGTTACAAAACGCAATACGCTGATGACCGTAAAATATCTGCATGGGCGAAAGACAGTGTATACGTGGCAACTGAAATCGGGCTGGTAAAAGGTAATGAGCACAATCAATTCAATCCGCAGCAGCAATTGACAAGAGCGCAGGCAGCGTTGCTTACATCACGCTTCTTGGATTTTCTGGAGAATGATCTGAAACAGAATTATCGTGACGATATATTTTTCCAATGA